In Limibacter armeniacum, a single window of DNA contains:
- a CDS encoding N-acetylmuramoyl-L-alanine amidase family protein, which translates to MSVQSSGHSLLLRTACLVLLYLLGAKPLLAQPPQPETERLVELYNNRAKRFLVKDYQLNGYFHIGNEGITMYASPKDKEAQKPEFYLSWEELPAFKELLEFADRNYQFEIYKRKGTTPLSPAVLSTIKILKRNHQLLPTSRNKPLSGIRIAIDPGHIAGDMGMAKAEGRFIEMQHKGEKIQLMEGDLTLSTAYLLRDSLEKQGAEVFISRNGPNHGANGLSYQNWKKSKLKLELREKGMNGDQIKHLFSRSPEYKIYRDHFLHKDLETRAEKINYFKPDLTVIIHFNADDKNYGWKKPSQRNFGMVFVPGSFLKYELRLPRDRFDFVRTLISEQVKESAELSALVMRQFEKQLQVPAVLPSEEPLYLQKLAIRLEDGVYARNLRLCRLINTPICYGEPLLQDNEKELHALKNNDLQNGVISKRIVDVANSYYKGILQYFEQEGKLNSYSKEGQEGAK; encoded by the coding sequence ATGAGCGTTCAATCCTCCGGACACTCTCTGTTGCTTCGTACCGCTTGCCTAGTACTATTGTATTTGCTCGGTGCTAAGCCACTGCTTGCTCAGCCTCCACAACCGGAAACTGAAAGGCTTGTCGAACTTTATAATAACAGAGCCAAAAGGTTTTTGGTAAAGGACTACCAACTTAATGGCTACTTTCATATCGGCAATGAGGGAATTACCATGTATGCATCTCCAAAGGATAAGGAAGCACAGAAGCCCGAGTTTTATTTGTCTTGGGAAGAACTCCCTGCATTCAAAGAGCTTTTGGAATTTGCAGACCGCAACTATCAGTTTGAGATTTACAAACGGAAAGGGACAACTCCGCTTTCTCCTGCCGTACTGAGTACCATCAAGATTCTGAAACGCAACCACCAACTGCTTCCAACCAGCCGAAACAAACCACTTTCAGGAATTAGGATTGCTATTGACCCTGGTCATATAGCTGGAGACATGGGAATGGCTAAAGCGGAAGGTCGTTTTATTGAAATGCAGCATAAGGGAGAAAAAATCCAACTGATGGAAGGAGACCTTACACTCTCAACTGCTTACCTACTCAGAGACAGTCTGGAGAAACAAGGAGCTGAAGTGTTTATTTCCAGAAATGGACCTAACCATGGTGCCAATGGCCTTTCGTATCAAAACTGGAAGAAAAGCAAGTTAAAGCTTGAACTGAGAGAAAAAGGCATGAATGGTGACCAGATCAAACACCTGTTCAGCAGATCTCCTGAGTATAAGATATACCGTGATCACTTTCTCCACAAAGACCTTGAGACTAGGGCAGAAAAAATAAACTACTTTAAACCTGACCTGACTGTCATTATTCATTTCAATGCAGATGACAAGAATTATGGATGGAAAAAACCATCGCAGCGTAACTTTGGGATGGTATTCGTACCGGGGTCATTTTTAAAATATGAACTGCGCCTTCCCCGTGACCGATTTGATTTTGTAAGAACCCTTATTAGTGAACAGGTAAAAGAATCGGCTGAACTCTCTGCTTTAGTAATGCGTCAGTTCGAGAAGCAACTTCAAGTACCTGCTGTTCTCCCATCAGAAGAGCCTCTCTACCTTCAAAAATTAGCCATCAGACTGGAAGACGGCGTTTATGCCCGTAACCTAAGGCTTTGCAGACTAATCAACACGCCTATTTGCTATGGAGAACCACTTCTTCAAGATAATGAAAAGGAGCTTCATGCTCTCAAGAACAACGACCTTCAAAATGGGGTCATCAGCAAAAGAATTGTAGATGTCGCTAACTCATATTACAAAGGGATTCTTCAGTATTTTGAGCAAGAAGGCAAACTGAATAGTTATTCAAAAGAAGGGCAAGAGGGAGCTAAATAA
- a CDS encoding IS4 family transposase, whose amino-acid sequence MLTANILEILCGFQIVKGKPSKQVLAKLITALVEDENVQFHQIAKNLPFKAQKASRTKQVKRFMSGAVFNYQALMAWLFSCLPSGKITLCIDRTNWQSRKQAVNILAVTAYSHDVGFPLAFRLLDKKGNSHQQERIDLLKEVLQIVPPERIGKVIADREFIGKKWLRFMTMQGIVFCVRIPSHHKINIDGVEKTGEVWSKEGFRCTDRRATIYGMDLTLSMQMTKDKNGRKDYLIVVSNLMKRGLLSSYRKRWSIEVFFQSLKGRGFNLEATHLTKLDRLERLFAVVCMAFAVCHLFGVAFHEKVQNIKVKNHGYRENSYFRKGKDLLQEHFCTRSRQVGNEIKGLWKKFWREISPKTPSEKLVFSWL is encoded by the coding sequence ATGTTGACTGCAAATATACTTGAAATCCTCTGCGGTTTCCAAATCGTCAAAGGCAAACCAAGCAAACAGGTACTAGCCAAGCTAATTACGGCCTTGGTGGAAGATGAAAATGTGCAATTTCATCAGATAGCCAAAAACTTGCCATTCAAGGCACAAAAAGCTTCTCGGACCAAGCAAGTCAAACGCTTTATGTCAGGAGCTGTGTTCAATTATCAGGCCCTGATGGCATGGTTGTTTTCCTGCCTGCCATCCGGAAAGATCACCCTCTGCATTGACCGAACCAACTGGCAGTCCAGAAAGCAGGCAGTGAATATTCTGGCAGTGACGGCCTACAGTCATGACGTGGGTTTTCCACTGGCTTTTCGGCTACTGGACAAAAAAGGAAACAGCCACCAGCAGGAGCGTATTGATTTGCTGAAGGAAGTACTTCAGATTGTGCCTCCCGAACGGATCGGGAAAGTGATTGCAGACCGGGAGTTTATCGGCAAAAAGTGGCTTCGGTTTATGACCATGCAAGGGATTGTCTTCTGCGTTCGGATTCCATCACACCACAAAATCAACATCGATGGTGTGGAGAAAACAGGAGAGGTATGGAGCAAAGAAGGCTTTCGCTGTACTGACCGAAGAGCAACGATCTATGGAATGGACCTGACTCTTTCCATGCAGATGACCAAGGATAAAAACGGGCGAAAGGACTACCTGATCGTAGTCTCAAACCTGATGAAAAGAGGCTTGCTGTCAAGCTATAGAAAACGGTGGAGCATCGAGGTGTTCTTCCAGTCGCTCAAAGGGCGGGGATTCAACCTGGAAGCCACTCACCTGACCAAATTGGATCGGCTTGAAAGACTTTTTGCTGTGGTGTGTATGGCCTTTGCTGTTTGTCACTTATTTGGCGTGGCTTTCCATGAAAAAGTACAAAACATAAAAGTAAAGAACCACGGTTACAGGGAGAACAGCTATTTCAGAAAGGGAAAAGATCTGTTGCAGGAACATTTCTGTACGAGATCCCGCCAAGTAGGTAATGAGATCAAAGGACTTTGGAAGAAGTTTTGGAGGGAAATTAGTCCCAAAACACCATCTGAAAAACTGGTTTTTAGTTGGTTATAA
- a CDS encoding CDGSH iron-sulfur domain-containing protein: MAALCRCGASGNKPYCDGSHAKVDFKG, from the coding sequence ATGGCAGCCCTTTGCCGATGTGGAGCCTCAGGCAACAAGCCTTATTGTGATGGAAGCCATGCAAAAGTTGACTTTAAAGGATAA
- a CDS encoding sulfite exporter TauE/SafE family protein, whose translation MEILGYIGAMLIGVSLGLIGGGGSILTVPVLVYLMGVDPVLATAYSLFVVGGASLIGSINYMKKGLVSYKTAIVFGLPSMFAVLLTRKYLVPAIPEHILKIGSFDLNKPTMMMLLFAVMMLLASVSMIRKCKHCTEDDNRGPISFNYPMILGEGALVGTLTGLVGAGGGFLIIPALVVLARLPMKLAVGTSLLIIAIKSLIGFLGDVSEQNIEWSFLGIFTALAIGGIFIGSKLSSHIAGNELKKGFGWFVVLMGVWVLVKEIVLK comes from the coding sequence ATGGAAATTTTGGGTTATATAGGCGCCATGTTGATTGGTGTTTCATTGGGTTTGATCGGGGGAGGTGGTTCTATCCTGACAGTGCCTGTTTTGGTTTACCTGATGGGAGTAGATCCTGTATTGGCAACAGCTTATTCATTATTTGTAGTAGGAGGGGCTTCATTAATCGGCTCAATCAACTACATGAAAAAAGGGCTGGTAAGTTATAAAACCGCAATAGTATTTGGTCTGCCTTCGATGTTTGCTGTTTTATTGACAAGGAAGTATTTGGTGCCAGCAATTCCTGAACATATCCTGAAGATAGGTAGTTTTGATCTGAACAAACCAACCATGATGATGCTATTGTTTGCAGTCATGATGCTGTTGGCTTCTGTTTCCATGATACGTAAGTGTAAGCATTGTACTGAAGATGATAACAGAGGACCTATATCTTTCAATTATCCAATGATTTTGGGAGAAGGAGCATTGGTGGGTACGCTTACAGGACTGGTAGGTGCAGGAGGAGGTTTCCTGATTATCCCGGCATTGGTTGTTTTGGCAAGGTTACCAATGAAACTGGCAGTTGGTACCTCTCTGCTGATTATTGCCATCAAGTCACTAATCGGTTTTCTGGGAGACGTGTCGGAGCAAAACATCGAATGGAGCTTTTTGGGAATCTTCACAGCATTGGCAATTGGAGGTATTTTTATTGGTTCAAAGCTTTCATCGCATATCGCTGGAAATGAGCTGAAAAAGGGTTTTGGCTGGTTTGTTGTCCTGATGGGCGTTTGGGTACTGGTAAAAGAAATTGTTCTGAAATGA
- a CDS encoding flavin monoamine oxidase family protein → MQKLIIIGAGISGLSAGYFLKQNGFGDFLILEAADQIGGRVKTIFHEELPIEMGPTWLGLKHKALVSLLEVLEVDIFPQFEEGIAQYEMSVSAPVQSFTPPPNSEPSYRIGGGTSGLIHKLVEKVGHEKIKTGAKVISISEKGEELILQTEKGEKFSAAKVIVTIPPQLLVNTVSFAPEIPANTRMLLENTYTWMSLYTKVAVVYAAPFWKAKGFSGMAFSQSGPMNELYDHSDVNGKGFALKGFLSLEQHYKEMSKAAREEAVIRQLVKFFGEEAANYTAYYEMDWSEVPLTSVLGKDMLPSKHLYGHPLYTHPLFNGKLLLSGTETDAEYGGYMDGAVRAAKFSTDWFLKK, encoded by the coding sequence ATGCAAAAACTAATCATTATAGGAGCGGGTATCAGTGGACTTTCAGCAGGATATTTCTTGAAACAAAATGGCTTTGGAGATTTCCTGATACTGGAAGCTGCTGATCAAATAGGAGGCAGGGTGAAAACCATTTTCCATGAAGAACTGCCTATTGAGATGGGACCAACTTGGCTTGGATTAAAACACAAGGCATTGGTCAGTTTACTGGAAGTGTTGGAAGTTGATATTTTCCCACAATTTGAAGAGGGCATAGCACAATACGAAATGTCAGTCTCGGCACCCGTACAGTCATTTACACCACCTCCAAATTCTGAACCATCTTACCGGATTGGAGGAGGAACAAGTGGTTTGATTCATAAACTGGTTGAAAAGGTTGGACACGAAAAAATCAAAACTGGCGCAAAAGTGATCAGCATATCTGAGAAAGGGGAAGAGCTGATTTTGCAAACTGAAAAAGGGGAGAAATTTTCAGCTGCAAAAGTAATCGTTACCATTCCTCCACAATTGCTGGTAAATACCGTTAGTTTTGCCCCCGAAATACCTGCCAATACCCGAATGTTATTAGAAAACACCTACACATGGATGAGCCTCTACACAAAAGTGGCAGTAGTGTATGCGGCACCGTTCTGGAAAGCAAAAGGCTTCTCAGGCATGGCGTTCAGTCAGTCAGGACCCATGAATGAGTTGTATGACCATTCAGATGTAAATGGTAAAGGTTTTGCCTTGAAAGGATTCCTTTCTTTGGAGCAGCATTATAAAGAGATGTCCAAAGCAGCAAGGGAAGAGGCAGTCATTCGTCAGTTGGTGAAATTCTTTGGAGAAGAAGCAGCCAATTATACAGCCTATTATGAAATGGATTGGTCAGAAGTACCATTGACCTCGGTACTTGGAAAAGATATGCTGCCATCCAAACATTTGTATGGACACCCATTATATACCCATCCACTATTCAATGGAAAGCTGTTGCTTTCGGGAACAGAGACTGATGCTGAATATGGTGGTTATATGGATGGAGCCGTTCGTGCCGCTAAATTTTCTACAGATTGGTTCCTAAAAAAATAG
- a CDS encoding LytR/AlgR family response regulator transcription factor: MTKYLIIDDEPVAHDIIKGYCDMLPNLQLGGQCYDAIEALEFLNKQRVDLIFLDLNLPKLKGFELLRTLPAPPKIIVTTAYREYALEGYELNIVDYLLKPFGFERFLKAVNKATETHNTTPIAHTQVKDETQSIWLKTNKKYIQVNLSAILYVEAAGNYTKVVMEDEIVTIREKISELLRSFNYPDLIQIHKSFAVAKKQIKSIEGNRILVDKIEIPIGKTYKSQVMHLIG, translated from the coding sequence ATGACCAAGTACCTTATCATCGATGATGAACCTGTGGCACATGATATTATTAAAGGATACTGTGATATGTTACCCAACCTGCAACTGGGAGGGCAATGCTATGATGCCATCGAAGCGCTTGAATTTTTGAACAAACAACGTGTTGACCTGATTTTTCTGGACTTGAACTTGCCCAAACTGAAAGGCTTTGAATTATTGAGGACACTTCCTGCACCACCAAAAATAATCGTAACGACAGCTTACAGAGAATACGCATTGGAAGGATATGAACTGAATATTGTGGACTACCTCTTAAAGCCATTTGGGTTCGAACGTTTTTTGAAAGCCGTCAACAAAGCTACGGAGACTCACAATACTACTCCAATTGCTCACACTCAAGTAAAAGATGAAACGCAATCCATTTGGTTAAAAACCAACAAAAAATATATACAGGTAAATCTGTCAGCCATTCTATATGTGGAAGCTGCGGGAAATTACACCAAGGTTGTAATGGAAGATGAAATTGTTACCATCAGAGAAAAAATATCTGAGCTATTGCGTTCATTCAACTACCCTGACCTGATTCAAATCCATAAATCTTTTGCAGTAGCCAAAAAACAGATCAAAAGTATCGAGGGTAACCGCATTCTTGTTGACAAGATTGAAATCCCAATCGGAAAAACTTACAAATCACAAGTGATGCATTTGATTGGGTAA
- a CDS encoding sensor histidine kinase has product MILALNKNTKKLLATIAILSLAIPAIIIFFLVITTNKDSVVIAFDPFSIDGMLLISYYATLIILVPIFSITWLIKQIRSLLNLKNEKMRMELVHLQSQVNPHFFFNVLNNLYGSIEKDNMKAKTMILKLSEMMRYSIYEGQRELATIGEEIAYLQSYIQLNEARYHKKIEVTFETSIENENLPVTPLLFIILVENAFKHGVEQLRHDAFIHMICKSDGNQVYFEVENNVDPEMPASQEGVGLQNLQRRLELVYPNRHQFIISQTDSTYKVQLTLQAI; this is encoded by the coding sequence ATGATTTTAGCTTTAAATAAAAACACCAAAAAACTGCTGGCAACAATTGCGATATTATCATTAGCTATACCGGCCATCATTATTTTCTTTCTGGTAATCACCACCAACAAGGACTCTGTCGTAATAGCGTTCGATCCATTTTCCATAGATGGAATGTTGCTGATCTCCTATTATGCTACGCTGATTATACTCGTACCCATCTTTTCCATCACTTGGCTCATCAAACAGATTCGGTCGCTGCTCAATTTAAAGAATGAAAAAATGAGGATGGAACTGGTACACCTGCAAAGTCAGGTAAACCCACACTTTTTCTTTAATGTGCTCAACAATCTTTATGGCTCAATTGAAAAAGACAATATGAAAGCCAAAACCATGATTCTCAAACTTTCTGAAATGATGCGATACAGCATTTATGAAGGGCAACGGGAATTGGCTACGATAGGAGAAGAAATCGCCTATCTTCAAAGTTATATACAGCTGAACGAAGCACGCTATCACAAAAAAATTGAGGTAACTTTTGAAACCTCCATTGAAAATGAAAATCTTCCGGTTACGCCATTACTCTTTATTATTCTGGTGGAAAATGCATTTAAGCATGGTGTCGAACAACTTAGGCACGATGCCTTTATCCATATGATTTGCAAAAGCGACGGCAATCAGGTTTACTTTGAAGTTGAAAACAACGTTGATCCTGAAATGCCCGCTTCGCAAGAAGGCGTAGGGTTACAAAACCTGCAAAGACGACTGGAATTGGTGTACCCAAACAGGCATCAATTTATTATTTCACAAACAGATTCGACCTATAAAGTTCAACTGACACTGCAAGCTATATGA
- a CDS encoding NAD(P)-dependent oxidoreductase — protein MKRMKVTFIGLGIMGSRMAENLLKFKVDLTVFNRSAAPVKKLEEKGAKAATSYQEAVKNADIVFTMLARPEAVEEVMLEENGGLSNMKKNALWVDCSTVNPSFTEKAAAIAHKKNIRFLDAPVAGTKPTAANAELVFFVGGAEKDLKEAESLLNFMGKKIMHIGETGKGSAFKMLVNAQLAQSMLIFAETLLLGEKMGIQKNFLLDTLPNLAVSAPFTKMKAELIRENDYEAQFPLELMHKDLHLAALTAYENDQPLYLANLAKELFGDAKNAGLGRYDFSAIYHFLEGKSKK, from the coding sequence ATAAAGAGAATGAAAGTAACATTTATTGGGCTGGGCATTATGGGAAGCCGCATGGCTGAAAACCTGTTGAAGTTTAAAGTAGACCTGACCGTTTTTAACCGTTCGGCAGCACCAGTCAAAAAGCTGGAAGAAAAAGGTGCCAAGGCAGCCACGTCATATCAGGAAGCTGTAAAAAATGCGGACATTGTATTTACCATGCTGGCAAGACCTGAAGCAGTAGAAGAAGTGATGCTGGAAGAAAATGGCGGATTGTCAAACATGAAAAAAAATGCGTTGTGGGTAGATTGTTCCACCGTGAATCCATCCTTTACAGAAAAGGCAGCAGCGATAGCCCACAAGAAAAATATCCGATTTCTGGATGCACCTGTAGCCGGAACAAAACCTACGGCAGCCAATGCTGAGCTTGTGTTTTTTGTAGGTGGAGCAGAAAAAGACCTGAAAGAAGCAGAATCGCTGCTCAATTTTATGGGCAAGAAAATTATGCACATAGGAGAAACGGGAAAAGGCTCCGCATTCAAGATGCTGGTCAATGCACAACTAGCCCAATCCATGCTGATCTTCGCAGAAACATTGTTGCTTGGTGAAAAAATGGGTATACAAAAAAACTTCCTGTTGGATACACTTCCCAATCTTGCCGTATCCGCACCATTTACCAAGATGAAAGCAGAACTGATTCGGGAGAATGATTATGAAGCACAGTTTCCTCTCGAACTGATGCATAAGGATTTGCACCTTGCCGCACTGACTGCCTATGAAAATGATCAGCCGCTTTATCTAGCTAACCTAGCCAAAGAACTTTTTGGTGATGCAAAAAATGCAGGATTGGGCAGATATGATTTTTCAGCGATCTATCATTTTCTGGAAGGGAAGAGTAAAAAGTAA
- a CDS encoding MBL fold metallo-hydrolase → MKHTVEQLYTGCLAQGAYYIESNGEVAVIDPLRETAPYINMAEERGAKIKYIFETHFHADFVSGHVDLAKKTGATIVYGPTANPDYDVHVAKDGEEFKVGEFTITVLHTPGHTPESSTYLLTDATGKKEAIFTGDTLFLGDVGRPDLAIKSDLTQEDLAGMLYDSLRNKIMPLPDEITVYPGHGAGSACGKNMSKDTVDTLGNQKKTNYALQDMTKEQFIKEVTEGILPPPQYFPKNAQLNKHGYESFDEVLGRGMTALAPEAFEKTMAQDNVLVLDTRAPQVFNKSFVPNSVNIGLDGKFAVWVGTLITDLKTPILLVTDEGREEETVKRLSRVGYDNTIGFLKGGVEAWKASGRSTEEIISISAEELEEKIKEGVSVVDVRNPNEFSSSHIENAQTYPLDYINDHLNELDKEKTIYLHCAGGYRSMIATSILRKQGYNNIIEVAGGFGAIKKTDIKLTDFVCPSGK, encoded by the coding sequence ATGAAACATACAGTAGAGCAACTTTATACAGGATGTCTGGCACAAGGAGCTTATTATATTGAATCAAATGGGGAAGTGGCAGTGATTGACCCGCTAAGGGAAACGGCTCCTTATATCAATATGGCAGAAGAGCGTGGGGCAAAGATCAAATACATCTTTGAGACACACTTTCATGCAGACTTTGTTTCGGGTCACGTTGACCTGGCAAAGAAAACAGGCGCTACCATCGTGTATGGTCCTACTGCAAATCCTGACTATGATGTTCATGTAGCCAAAGATGGTGAAGAATTCAAGGTTGGGGAGTTTACAATCACCGTTTTGCATACGCCGGGACATACACCTGAGTCTTCTACCTACCTGTTGACAGATGCAACGGGTAAGAAAGAAGCGATCTTTACAGGAGATACACTTTTCTTGGGAGATGTAGGGCGTCCGGATTTGGCAATCAAGTCTGACCTGACACAGGAAGATCTGGCAGGGATGCTTTATGATTCTTTGAGAAACAAGATTATGCCGTTGCCGGATGAAATCACGGTTTACCCGGGACACGGAGCAGGCTCTGCTTGCGGAAAAAATATGAGCAAGGATACGGTAGATACTTTGGGTAACCAAAAGAAAACCAACTACGCTTTGCAAGACATGACCAAGGAGCAGTTTATCAAGGAAGTTACAGAAGGTATTTTGCCTCCTCCTCAGTATTTCCCAAAAAATGCGCAACTGAACAAGCACGGTTACGAAAGTTTTGACGAAGTACTGGGCAGAGGTATGACAGCTTTAGCACCTGAAGCATTTGAAAAGACAATGGCTCAGGATAATGTTTTGGTACTGGATACAAGAGCGCCACAAGTTTTCAACAAAAGCTTCGTTCCTAATTCAGTGAATATTGGTTTGGACGGAAAATTTGCGGTTTGGGTGGGTACCCTTATCACAGACCTGAAAACACCAATCCTTCTGGTAACAGATGAAGGTCGTGAAGAGGAAACAGTAAAAAGATTGTCTCGCGTTGGTTACGACAATACGATCGGTTTCTTGAAAGGTGGTGTAGAAGCTTGGAAAGCAAGTGGAAGGTCAACTGAAGAGATTATCTCCATTTCTGCTGAGGAATTGGAAGAAAAAATCAAGGAAGGTGTATCCGTGGTGGATGTCAGAAACCCTAACGAGTTTTCATCATCACACATTGAAAATGCCCAGACTTATCCGCTGGATTACATCAACGATCACCTGAATGAATTGGATAAGGAGAAGACGATCTATCTGCACTGTGCAGGCGGATACCGCTCCATGATTGCGACATCCATTCTGAGAAAACAAGGATATAATAATATCATTGAAGTAGCGGGAGGCTTTGGAGCCATCAAAAAAACAGATATCAAATTGACTGACTTTGTTTGTCCTTCGGGAAAATAA
- a CDS encoding thymidylate synthase, producing MKQYLDLLKQTYETGVDKGDRTGTGTRSLFGAMMRFDLSEGFPIVTTKKIHWKSVVHELLWFLNGETNVRYLQENGVKIWNEWATEEGELGPVYGVQWRHWKTPDGNEIDQIAKVIEDIKTRPNSRRIIVSAWNVADLPDEGVSPVDNAKNGKMALAPCHAFIQFYVVEGKLSCMLTQRSVDTFLGLPFNIASYSLMTHMIAQQCDLEVGDFIWSGGDVHIYKNHFEQVQEQLSREPKTLPKLKILRKPESIFDYKFEDFELVGYEHHPAIKAPISI from the coding sequence ATGAAACAATATCTGGACTTACTTAAGCAAACTTACGAAACGGGTGTAGACAAAGGCGACAGAACAGGTACAGGCACACGCTCACTGTTCGGTGCTATGATGCGCTTCGATCTTTCGGAGGGTTTCCCAATTGTGACGACTAAAAAAATTCACTGGAAATCTGTGGTGCATGAGCTGCTTTGGTTCCTTAACGGGGAAACAAACGTTCGCTACCTTCAGGAAAATGGGGTAAAAATCTGGAATGAGTGGGCTACGGAAGAGGGCGAATTGGGTCCTGTATATGGCGTACAGTGGAGACATTGGAAAACACCTGACGGAAATGAAATCGATCAGATTGCAAAAGTAATTGAGGATATCAAGACACGCCCGAACAGCCGCCGCATTATTGTTTCGGCTTGGAACGTTGCAGACTTGCCTGATGAAGGGGTTTCTCCTGTTGACAATGCAAAAAATGGAAAGATGGCTTTGGCTCCTTGCCACGCATTTATCCAGTTTTATGTGGTGGAAGGCAAACTGTCATGCATGCTGACACAACGCAGCGTGGATACTTTCTTAGGCTTGCCTTTCAACATTGCGAGTTATTCATTGATGACACATATGATTGCACAGCAGTGTGATTTGGAAGTGGGTGATTTTATTTGGTCTGGCGGTGATGTACACATCTACAAAAATCACTTTGAGCAAGTACAAGAGCAGCTTTCAAGAGAACCGAAGACTTTGCCAAAACTGAAAATTCTGAGAAAACCTGAATCCATTTTTGATTACAAGTTTGAGGATTTTGAGTTGGTGGGTTATGAGCACCATCCGGCGATTAAGGCACCGATTTCTATTTAA
- a CDS encoding DinB family protein: MNRPKQSEYNPYFQHYINLVDEGPYLDILDLNTELTAQFFREIPADKHDYRYAPGKWTVKEVLMHITDTERVFAYRTLVCARGDNKTPLHSMDEDLYATHAAVSGRTMESLVEEFLVIRKNSAFLFQNLTEDQSKFVGDGVTHPFTARALGYIMIGHINHHINILNERYL, translated from the coding sequence ATGAACAGACCAAAACAGTCAGAGTACAATCCTTATTTCCAACACTACATTAATCTTGTCGACGAAGGGCCGTATCTGGACATTCTTGATCTCAACACAGAACTGACCGCCCAATTTTTCCGTGAAATTCCTGCAGACAAACACGATTACCGATATGCTCCAGGCAAATGGACGGTCAAAGAGGTGTTGATGCACATAACGGATACAGAAAGAGTATTTGCTTACCGTACATTGGTTTGCGCAAGAGGTGACAACAAAACACCTCTGCACAGCATGGATGAAGACCTTTATGCCACCCATGCAGCTGTATCAGGTAGAACAATGGAAAGCCTTGTGGAAGAATTTCTGGTGATAAGAAAAAATTCAGCCTTTCTGTTTCAAAACCTGACTGAAGATCAAAGCAAGTTTGTCGGAGATGGTGTAACGCATCCGTTTACGGCAAGGGCATTGGGCTACATTATGATCGGTCATATCAACCATCATATCAATATCCTGAATGAAAGGTATTTGTAA